The DNA segment GGTAGTTGCTCTAGACAGCAAGGGAGGCCAATATGAGAAAGCTAGCTGGAATTACTATAGCTCTATTCCAAGCTGTGGCATTGTTGATCGGTTTGACAAGTTGTGGAGCGCGCTCCATACGGGTGCCTGCTGAGGACCTGCTTATTGATGATCTATCCCTGTTTCCAACCGGGTGGACTGTTGATTTACCACCTTTTTCGGCGCGAGATCGTCTAGACATCTTAATGGATCAGGGAGCAATCGATTTTGCTGATGTGGGATTCGCTTCGCCGAATGCCCAATTTGGCTCTCCTACTGCGGGTCAAATCGTACGCAATTTCGGGAGCGGCTCGGAGGCTGCTAGGGAGTTCCGCAGGAGATTCCAACCATCAGATTCGTCCTTTTCGATTGAGCAACTTGGGGAATGGAGTTATCACAATAAGGTCGCTGACCGGTTTCGGCTTTACTGTGATATCCGCGAATCGACTCCCCAAGTTAAGGTTGAGGGAGGGTGGACAGACTGCATAGCCGTCGGGCAATATGGTGAGTACATATCCACATTCAATTCACCTGTTGGAAGCGAATACAATATGTCCCCGGCGGACTTTGAGCGTATCCTCCGCGCCATTGACGAAAAGATTTCCACCAGCCTAGACAGCCACACCCCATGAACGCGACCAATGTCATCATCAACGGCGCTGGTGGCAGAATACCATGATGTCCTGGCGGCTGGAACGCCGAACTATGCTCCAGTACGGGGGTCTGGTGCGCCTTATGGCGTTGGTCATTTCGACAACAGGCCGAGGTGACGCCATGAACACACGGAGGTTGCGTTTGGCGGCTCTGACACTGGCGACTTGCCTCGCTGTGGCTGTCTTGAGCTTCATCTGCACACCCGGCGCCCCGGCGCCGCCGCGGCCCTTTACGACTGAGTCTATGCTGATGGATGCTACGCTGTTCCCTCCTGGCTGGAGTAATCAGCCCATCAGCCCAACCGCGGACTCGCACGGCGCCCTGGAGCATCCGTCACGAGACATGAGTGGAGACGGCGTCGTCGTTCACGAGATTTATCGTTACGAATTCGTGCGCAGTGCGCAGCGTGAGTATAAGCGCCAACTGGACGTGTGGTATCCAGGCACACATTTTTACGGCGCCTGGGGGGAAAAATCCGAATTGACAACACTAATGGATTTTGCAGACGAGGCGTACGTAGCCTGTGCAAGCTACATTGCGCCCAATACGGAAGGCGCCGAACTTTGCGGCATGTTGGCACGGTATGGCGAGTTCGTCGTACGATTTTCGGCCCAGATTGCGCCCGCGGCGCCGGCGGCGCTTGACGAGGATGAGTTGGGCGAGTTGCTGGTCAAACTCGATGATCGGTGGGAGGCGGCCATGGCATCACTCCCGACGCCATCGCCGTGATCTACCACGAGTGGCGCAATCAGCCCGGTTTTTGCCACGAATGGCACGAATCGAAACGAAAAGGCCCTGGAATTCGTGAAAATTAGTGAAATTCGTGGCAGGGAAAGCAAGGCGGATTCTTGCCACGAATTGCACGAATCGAAACGAAGGCAGAAGCTCGATTCGTGCAAATTAGTGAAATTCGTGGCAGAGAAAGCTGGGCGGATTCTTGCCACGAATTGCACGAACCGCCACGAAGGCAGAAGCTCGATTCGTGAAAATCGGTGAAATTCGTGGCAGGAAATCGAGGCCCTTCGAGACCGACGCGCATCGCCGAGATTCGCTCATGCCGCCAGTCCGCTTCAGCGGACTTCCCATAACAGCCTGAACTTCAGTTCAAGGCTGACCCTTCAGGCCTGCGCAGGCGGCTTGATCGGTAGGCGCACCGTGAAGGTGGTGCCCACCCCCAATGTGCTGCTGACATGCACTTCGCCGTGGTGCATATGTACCAACTGCCGGACGATGGAAAGCCCCAGTCCGGAACCTTGTTCACCACGGGTGGCCCTGGTGCTCGTCTGCCTGAAGCGATTGAACAACTTGGGCAGATCGTCTGGCGCAATTCCGCGCCCGGTGTCTGTGACACACACCGTGACCCACTCCGGTTCCTTGAGGCGGACTGACACCTTGATCTGCCCGCCCGCGTCGGTGAACTTCAGCGCGTTGCTCAGCAGGTTGTTGAACACCTGGTAGAGACGCGCGTTGTCCGCCTGAATGTCCGGCACCTCCGCCCCCATGTCCAGCGCACAGCCGATTGCTTTGCCCCGCGCCACGGGCGCCAGGGTGCTGATGCATTCACCGAGGAGGTGCGCCAGGGAGACGGTACTGATATGCAATTCGGCCCCGCCGGCTTCCAGGCGCGCCAGGTCCAGCAGGTTGTTGACCAGCTCCAGCATGCGTCGCCCGGCATCTTCGATCATGGTCAACAGGCCGTCACGGATATCGCTATCCTTCCAGGAGATGTCCTGCAGCAGTTCGGCTGCCCCCAGGATGGCCGTCAGGGGCGAGCGCAGGTCGTGCGAGGTGATGGCGATGAAATCATCCTTCAGGCGGTTCAGCTCCCGCAACTGCACATTGGCCGCGGCCAGCTCCTCGGTGCGCAGATGCACGCGCTGCTCCAGTTCGGCGTTGATGCGCTGCAGTTCAGCCATCAGTTGGCGTCGCGCCACAATCAGCTCATAGCGTTCGTTGGCCTCACGCACCATGCCCAGTAGTTCATCCGGGTTCCAGGGCTTGACCAGGTAGCGATAGACGTTGCCCTCATTGATGGCCTGGATGACGCTCTCCAGATCGGCGTAACCGGTGAACAGCAGGCGCGTGGCGTCAGGGTGGCGCGTCTTGACATCGGCCAGAAAATCAACCCCTGTCATGCCCGGCATGCGCTGATCGGTCAGAATGACTTGGACCTCGTTCTCCTGCATGAGGTCCAGACCTTCAGCGCCGGAGTTGGCGGTGAACACTTCGAACTCGCGACGCAACAGGCGGCGCAACGCCGCCAGGACAGGCGCCTCGTCGTCAATGACCAGAACGTGTGCTTTCATGCGGCTGCGTTCACCAGGGCTTGCTGTCGGTTGATCAGCCAGTTGACCCACTGATTGACCTCCTGCGCGTGTGCGGGCGCCAGCGCCTCGGCTACGCTGTCGGCGAAGTTGCGAAAACGACTCAGGACGAATGCAGGAGAGACGCCGTCGTGCGGCAGACGATCCTGCGCCCAACTGAGCTGATAGTCGAGCAGCGCGGGGTCGCCCACCTGTATCACGCTCTCCAACACCTGGGCGGTGAATTCGATGCCGGCAGTCACGATCCGTTCGGCATCATCCCCATGCTGTGCCACCTCTGCCGGTTGCTCCAGCGCGCGCGCCACGACGTTCTCGACGATCCTGGTTTTGTGTTTACGATACGCAGCCAGCGCCGCGGGTGAGACCGGCTTCAACTCAACCGTTGTATCCATGATAACCCTCCTGCATCAGAATGGCAGCTTTCCTGCCATGATTTGACATCTTGGCCGCTCAGGCAACCTGGCTGGCTCGGGTGACAGCCGCGCGCGCATCCACGCCGCTGAAGCGCACGCCCAAGGCCCGATAGAGTTCCGGCTGTTGCACGAAGGGCAACCCGCCCGCCATAATCGGAATACCGCCCATGCCCTGGTTGTCGAACTCACGCACGAAATTGGTGATGCTCGGCACATGGTAGACCATTTGCGCCGATACGCCAATCAGGTCGGCATTGACGCTGCGTGCCATGCTGACAAAATCGCGCACAGGCACCGCGGCCCCCAGATAGTAGACGGTCCAGCCGGCCTGCTCCATGAAATCGGCCACCATGCGACAGCCCACGCGGTGAAATTCTTTTTCTACGCAGCCCAACACCAGGGTGCGCTTCAGGTCTGTCTGCGGTTTGAAGAGACCATGCATGTCCCCCATCTGGCGCTCGATGATGGCGGTGGCCAGGTGTTCCTGCGCCACCGTGAACTTGTTGACCTGCCATAAGCGCCCGATCTCATAGGCTGTGGTCTGCAGAATGTTCATATAAACATCATTGACCACCACCTGCTGATCGAACGCGTGCGTGATCACTTGATCGGCCTGCCGGCCGCTACCCGCAATCATCGCGTTCAGGTAATCGGCTTGAAAATCGGCTAGAACTGCTGTGGCCTCGGGCGCCGTTGTGACGCCTGTCATTTCCCTATCCATGGCCAAACTCATACACTTTGTCTCCTTTGCGCTGGAATCTCGATGAACACAGTGGTTCCTTGGCCGGGTTGGCTCTCATAGCGCAGCCGCCCCCGGTGACGTTCCATGATGCCAAAGCTGATCGCCAGCCCCAGTCCGGTGCCGGCGCCAACCGGTTTGGTGGTGAAAAACGGCTCGCCCAGACGCGCCAGGGTCTGCGCGTCCATGCCCTCACCGCTGTCACGCAGGCAGACCACCACCTGGTCAGCCTGCAGCGCGGTGCTCACCCAAATCGTGCCGCTGTCAGGGATGGCCTGCACCGCGTTGATGAGCACATTCAGAAACACCTGGTTGAGTTGGCCAGGGTGACACCAGATGACCGGCAGATCTCCGTACGCCTCTTTGATCTCGATGCGATTCTGGCACAGAGGCCGCACGATCCGCAGGGTGCTGCGCAGGCCCTCATTGATGTCCGCGTCCTTCTGCGCGGATTCATCCAGGCGGGAGAAATTGCGCAGCGAGAGCACGATGTCGCGAATGCGGGTGACGCCATCCTGGCTCTCTTGCACGAGCTGCGGTAGATCGGCCCACAAAAATTCGAGATCGGCCGCGCTTTCGGCGGCGGCGATGGCCTCCCGGGTGGCGACATCGGCCACCATCCTGAGCGGCTGATAGGCCGCGAACACCGCCTGCAAGTCCGGCAGCACCGTAGCCAGGTGCGCCAGGTTGCTGGACACGAACGCGGCCGGGTTGTTGATCTCGTGCGCGACGCCGGCCACCATCTGGCCCAAGGCCCGCATCTTTTCAGACTGCACCAACTGCGCCTGCGTGTGCTTCAATTCAGCATGCGTCTTTTCCAGGGCCAGGTAAGCCCCTTCCAGGCGTTGGTTGACGGCCGCCAACTGGCTGGTCAACTGCAGTTTTTCGCTCTGGTCCTGCCCGATCAACGCCAGCAGGCTGTCCGTGCCCAGTTGAAAGGTCGTGTAGCTGACCAACATCAACTCGCCATCAGGCTTGACGTGGTCTACTTCCCAATCGCTGGCGCTGCCGTCGCGCCAACTGTTCGCCAGCAACAAACGCCCTTTTTCCTGGCTGAACAGATCGAGCAGATCAATCCAGGCGCGAGCGCAAATTTGATCGCCGAGCAGACGCAGGGCGCTGGGGTTGGCATCCACGATGGCTCCCTGGCGATCCAGCGTGAGAACGATGTACGGCGAGTCAACGAACAGGGCCGTAGTCATTTCCGCGTGCATAGCTTCTCCGCACAATCAAACGTGTTCGGTGTAGTGTAGCGATTCTGGCCGCTCACCGGAATCAGGAAAAACCTGAGAATTTCATCAGGAAAGGCCCTGATTCAAGCGCACGTGTGGCAGTCGCCCGGTTCGCCCCCGGCCTGAGATGGGCTTACGGCTGTGCGATCAATTGCGTTGTACCCGGCGTTGGGCTATAATGCACATAGGCTTGTTGTGCCATGTCCACCGACGTTTCACCTGGCGCAAAAGCCTACGTATACTGCAAGCGGGCACGAATTGCGCCTGTTTCCTTCGGCATAAAAGTGAAGTCTGTTCCCGCTTGCAGCATGGTTGCCCAAGAACTCAGTTACCTCCGCAGGGGAGTACCGAATGTACGCATCAGACCAACCGCTCACCCTGCATGCGGCCCTGTATCGTATTGCCGAAGAGACCGTCAGCGGTAGTGATCTGCCCACCTTCTATGCCGCCATGCATAGCATTGTCGCGCAATTGATGTTTGCTGCCAACTTTTATATCGCCCTACACGATGCGCAGACGAACACCCTCAGTTTTCCCTATTTTGTGGACGAAAATGACCCGCCCCCCCCGCCGCGTCCCATGGTCAAAGGACTGACCGAGTATGTCCTGCGCACCGGGCAGTCCCACCTGGTGACGCCGGCCGTCTTTCGCAAACTGCAAGAGCAAGGCGAGGTCGAACTCGTGTTGACCCCGGCCGTGGACTGGCTGGGTGTGCCGCTCAAGGTGGATGACCATGTCCTGGGTGTGCTGGTGGTGCAGAGCTATCACGACGCCATCCACTTCAGTGAAACCGATAAAGAATTACTGACTTTTGTCTCGCGCCAGATCGCCATCGCCCTGACACGCAAACGCACGGAAGCCGCGCTGCGAGAGAGCGAGGAGAAATATCGCAGCCTGTTCGAGCAGGCGCCCATCGGCATCTACCGCACATCTCCCCGCGGACGTATCCTGGATGCCAACCCCGCGCTCATCCACATGTTGGGCTATGACTCCTTCGCGCAGATGGCCCTGCGCGACCTGGAAACTGAGGGCTTCGCGCCCCCATACTCACGCACTGAGTTCAATCGCCTGCTGCAGCAGACCGGCATCCTGCGCGGTCATGAGGCGATCTGGCAACGCCGCGACGGATCTTCCCTGATCATCTGCGAGAACGCACATGCCATCTATGGGGCAGATGGCGATGTCCTCTATTACGAGGGCACGGTCGAAGACATCAGCGAGCAGAAGCAGGCGCAAGAAAGGCTGCATATCCTGCAGCGCGCCATCGAACAAAGCCCGGCCGCGATCATGCTGTCCGACACGCAGGGCAACGTGGAATACGTCAATCCCAAATTCACCCAGGCCACGGGCTACCAGCCGGAAGAGGTCATTGGTCGCAACCCGCGCCTGCTCAAGTCGGGCGAAACCGCGCCCGCAGAATATGCGCGCCTCTGGCAAACCATCAGCAGTGGCGGGGAATGGCGCGGAGAATTCCACAATCGCAAGAAGAACGGCGAACTGTTTTGGGAGGCCGCTTCGATCTCTGCAATCACCGATTCGACCGGGCGCATCACCCATTACCTGGCGGTGAAGGAAGACATCACCGCGCGTAAGACCATGGAAGCCGCGGAGCGCCAGCAACATGCCCTGGTAGAGATGCTGCGCCACATCGCGGCGCTTATCAACAGCACCCTCGATCTGAACGAGGTCCTGGACCGCATCCTCGGCAACATCGGCCGTGTCGTCCCGCACGACGCCGCCATAATCATGTTGATCGAGGGCGACCTGGCGCGGATCGTGCGCAGCGCCGGTTATGCAGACATGGGCCTGACGGACGAGGCGTTGCAATTTCCCTTTGTCGTCTCCGCCACACGCAATCTACACACCATGCTCACCAGCAACCGTCCCCTCGTCATTCCCGATGTGACCGCCTATCCTGGGTGGATCGTGACACAGGCTGGGCACCAGGCGCGCGCGTTCGTGGGCGCCCCGATCCGCTGCCGCCGTGGCATCATCGGCTTCCTGTCCCTGGAAAGCCGGGAGCCAGGATTTTTCAACACCACCCATGCCGAACGCCTGCAAGCCCTGGCCGATCAGACCGGCATCGCCATTGACAACGCGCAGCTCTACGAGCGGGTGCGCGCGCACGCAGCCGAGTTGGAAGCGCGCGTGGCCGGCCGCACGGTCGAGCTGCAAGCGGCCAACGCCAAACTACAAGAACTCGATCACCTCAAGAGCCAGTTCGTCGCTAATGTGTCGCACGAACTGCGCACGCCACTCGCGAACATCAAGCTCTATCTCCAACTGCTGGAGAAAGGCCGCGCAGACAAACACACCCAATATCTGGCCACCCTCAACCGTGAGGCCAGCCTGCTGCACCGGCTGATCGAGGAGTTACTCGATCTCTCGCGCTTCGACCTGGGCCAGCGCTCGGTCGCGCTGACACCGCTCGATGTCAACTTACTCATTCAGCGCCTCCTCAGCGATCGGGCAGCGCTCATTGCCGATCGCGGCCTGACCTTGCAGACCAGGCTGACTCCCGATCTGCCCACGATCCCGGCAGATCAAGCCATGATGACCCAGGTGCTCACCAACCTGCTGACCAACGCGATGAACTACACGCCGACCGGCGGCGTCATCACGCTGGCGACTCAGTTGCGGTCGAACAGCGAGCATGACTGGTTGACCTTCAGCGTGAGCGACACAGGGCCAGGAATCTCACCCAGGGATCGGATGCATATCTTCGACCGTTTCTATCGCG comes from the Candidatus Amarolinea dominans genome and includes:
- a CDS encoding ATPase, which produces MHAEMTTALFVDSPYIVLTLDRQGAIVDANPSALRLLGDQICARAWIDLLDLFSQEKGRLLLANSWRDGSASDWEVDHVKPDGELMLVSYTTFQLGTDSLLALIGQDQSEKLQLTSQLAAVNQRLEGAYLALEKTHAELKHTQAQLVQSEKMRALGQMVAGVAHEINNPAAFVSSNLAHLATVLPDLQAVFAAYQPLRMVADVATREAIAAAESAADLEFLWADLPQLVQESQDGVTRIRDIVLSLRNFSRLDESAQKDADINEGLRSTLRIVRPLCQNRIEIKEAYGDLPVIWCHPGQLNQVFLNVLINAVQAIPDSGTIWVSTALQADQVVVCLRDSGEGMDAQTLARLGEPFFTTKPVGAGTGLGLAISFGIMERHRGRLRYESQPGQGTTVFIEIPAQRRQSV
- a CDS encoding PAS domain S-box protein, producing MYASDQPLTLHAALYRIAEETVSGSDLPTFYAAMHSIVAQLMFAANFYIALHDAQTNTLSFPYFVDENDPPPPPRPMVKGLTEYVLRTGQSHLVTPAVFRKLQEQGEVELVLTPAVDWLGVPLKVDDHVLGVLVVQSYHDAIHFSETDKELLTFVSRQIAIALTRKRTEAALRESEEKYRSLFEQAPIGIYRTSPRGRILDANPALIHMLGYDSFAQMALRDLETEGFAPPYSRTEFNRLLQQTGILRGHEAIWQRRDGSSLIICENAHAIYGADGDVLYYEGTVEDISEQKQAQERLHILQRAIEQSPAAIMLSDTQGNVEYVNPKFTQATGYQPEEVIGRNPRLLKSGETAPAEYARLWQTISSGGEWRGEFHNRKKNGELFWEAASISAITDSTGRITHYLAVKEDITARKTMEAAERQQHALVEMLRHIAALINSTLDLNEVLDRILGNIGRVVPHDAAIIMLIEGDLARIVRSAGYADMGLTDEALQFPFVVSATRNLHTMLTSNRPLVIPDVTAYPGWIVTQAGHQARAFVGAPIRCRRGIIGFLSLESREPGFFNTTHAERLQALADQTGIAIDNAQLYERVRAHAAELEARVAGRTVELQAANAKLQELDHLKSQFVANVSHELRTPLANIKLYLQLLEKGRADKHTQYLATLNREASLLHRLIEELLDLSRFDLGQRSVALTPLDVNLLIQRLLSDRAALIADRGLTLQTRLTPDLPTIPADQAMMTQVLTNLLTNAMNYTPTGGVITLATQLRSNSEHDWLTFSVSDTGPGISPRDRMHIFDRFYRGDASRTAAASGTGLGLAICQEILRRHDGQITLESEPGRGSTFTAWLPLALSRPHEA
- a CDS encoding hybrid sensor histidine kinase/response regulator; protein product: MKAHVLVIDDEAPVLAALRRLLRREFEVFTANSGAEGLDLMQENEVQVILTDQRMPGMTGVDFLADVKTRHPDATRLLFTGYADLESVIQAINEGNVYRYLVKPWNPDELLGMVREANERYELIVARRQLMAELQRINAELEQRVHLRTEELAAANVQLRELNRLKDDFIAITSHDLRSPLTAILGAAELLQDISWKDSDIRDGLLTMIEDAGRRMLELVNNLLDLARLEAGGAELHISTVSLAHLLGECISTLAPVARGKAIGCALDMGAEVPDIQADNARLYQVFNNLLSNALKFTDAGGQIKVSVRLKEPEWVTVCVTDTGRGIAPDDLPKLFNRFRQTSTRATRGEQGSGLGLSIVRQLVHMHHGEVHVSSTLGVGTTFTVRLPIKPPAQA
- a CDS encoding cobalamin-dependent protein (Presence of a B(12) (cobalamin)-binding domain implies dependence on cobalamin itself, in one of its several forms, or in some unusual lineages, dependence on a cobalamin-like analog.) gives rise to the protein MTGVTTAPEATAVLADFQADYLNAMIAGSGRQADQVITHAFDQQVVVNDVYMNILQTTAYEIGRLWQVNKFTVAQEHLATAIIERQMGDMHGLFKPQTDLKRTLVLGCVEKEFHRVGCRMVADFMEQAGWTVYYLGAAVPVRDFVSMARSVNADLIGVSAQMVYHVPSITNFVREFDNQGMGGIPIMAGGLPFVQQPELYRALGVRFSGVDARAAVTRASQVA